The genomic region CTACCCCTTTCCAGCCCAACTCCCTGCTTGCCGGGGGTCACTTCAGCTGGTCACTCACTGCCTGCATCCTCCACCCACCTCCCCCCTTGACGCCACAAATCCGTGTGGAAAAGCGGGAGGAGAGGCACCCCGTTTCCCCAGGGTCTCGGAGCGGAGCATCGCTCCAGGGGGGAGGGAGTGACCAGGCCACTGCACACCCATGCCTGTCCCCGGCCCGCAGTGAAGTCCCTCCACCGAACCACCAGCCGGCCTCCCGGCTGCTCTTCCCCGGGAGCCGGGGGGGAAGGTCCCGCCCCTTCGGATTTCCCTGGGGCCTCGCGGGGGTCTGGCCAAGCTGCAGATCCGACCTGTTGCATTGCTTTTTATAAAGCACACTCGTCCGTTCAGTGGATTACCTGAGTAACCCGAGATgtgagaaagaaggaaaagcccCTTTCCTTCTCAGCCACTTTCAGAGGTGGCGGAGAGGCAAACCCTGCAGGCCTCAATTTAAGGTCAGACACCCCTGAGAGGGGCGGCCCGGGGAGGGAGCGGGAGAACAGCCTGCGAAGGGATACTTCTCTCTCCTGGATGTAACTCTTTAGGCACGATCGTAACCATCACTTTTCACCCCTTCCGATACGGCCAAAACCCAGGGAAGGTTACAGGTGCCCCAGGAGTAGGCCCCTGCGCTGCTCTCCGCACCCACTCACTCGCCCCGGAGCCGCCGTCTCGGGCCGTGCCACGGAGGGAAGCAAAGCCCGCCCGTCCCCCCCCCGCCCCAAAAGTACCCCCGCACCCGAGGAGGGGGCTTGCGGGCACGGCGGGATGTGAGCGGGTGGGCCGCTATTCCCGAGAGGAAGCATCCACTTTCCATGCCTGTTTCGATTACCCCGAGGGGCGTTACAAACGCCGCCGCCCTCTCAGGCGCCCACCGACGAGCGGGCTCCGCTTTCAAGGCTCGGCTTGGCAGAGTTTGCTAAGCAGCTAATAACATAACAACCCGGCTTTGATCAATCCGAACTAATTACCTCTCTTAATTAAAGTCTTTAGcgtttttttcaatgttttggCAAGGAAGCGGGTGAGGTTTGCTGTTAGACAACCTTAGAGCAGCGCTCccctcccgcccgcccgcccaCCCGTCCGAGCCGCAGCCCCCGCCGCCGCAGTCACTCCTCCTGTTCGGATATTTATTTCCACCAGGTCAacgattttttttcttattttttctttttttctcacgTGCAAGATTAAAATCGAAATTCAAATTCGTACATAGCGAACCAGCTCTGTCCATATAGATACGATATcggggggaaagggagaggaggaaatcaAGAAGGGGGACATAACCAGCAGGCAGCGGAGGCAGGGCAGGATCAGCACAATGGAACTATATATACATCGAAATAATTAAAGTGGTGCAGCGTTCCCGGCTCGGGTAATACAGATCCaaataaatacagcagaaaTCGACTTGGCGCTTTTTCGgtatttttgtgggttttgtttgtttgttttttaaaccatCTCTTCACCTGAGATGCAACGACAACAAAAAAGTAGtcctttgaaaaaattaaaaataaaataataataaaaaaaaaccaatcagtCCCACAAACGTTAGTGGAGATATAGAGCACAATACACAAAACTGCTTAATAGGTGCATGCAAAGAGGCGGGCGAGCGGCAGCCGTCCCTCAGGGCTGGAGCGGCGGCCGGCCCTGCAGCAGCGGCCCGGGCGGGGGAGGCTGATCGGGCCCCCCCAGCTCAGCGGGGGGGCGGGGCAGTCCCAGGGCGCTATCGTGCAGCTTGCGGACGTGCTTCTTGAGGTCAAAGTTCCTGCAGAAGCCTTTGCCACAGGTGGGGCAGGTGAAGGGCTTCTTGTCGTTGTGGGTGTGCATGTGGAAGGTCAGGTTGTACACCTGGTGGAAAGCCTTGTTGCAGATATTGCACTTGAACTGCTTCTCCCCACTGTGAGTCAGTTTGTGGTTTTTGTAATTGCCTGGGAAcgataaggaaaaaaaaaaaaaaaaaaaaaaaaaaaaaaaaggcagaggggtcTGGGGTTCAGAACTAGACACTGCGAAGAggagaaaacataaaaataaaattccccaAACCCTGTCCCTTCCTCAGAGCTCAGTTTTAGCTGAAAAGCACCACTGATCCCTGAGCAAACACCCGCcttctccccatcctccccGCGGCTGTTCTTTTGACAGACGAGAAGGTCATTATCGAATAAACCAAAATCACTTCaattgcagaaataaaaaaacctggctTAGCCTTCCCAGCAACACGGGAAGAAAAAGTAGCCAAACTCCCGCACTCGGGAGGCAAAAAAGGCGACCAACTCGTTTGCCGAGcttctctggctgctgctgcgTGCTGCAGTGCAGGGAAACCAGGCACTGCCCGCGCCCTCCCAAAAACGCCAACCCTGTCCCGCTCCGTGGGCCTTGCAGTAGGAAGTGTATCGGGACTAGCGATAGTTAAAATTAACCTAGATTTTCAGTAAgggaaattaaaaccaaaatcatcttctcccctccctgtgGCAAATTGTCCCAACGCTTGacccaggctggaggagggcGGGAGGTCCcgggaaagggagagggagatggAGAGTGGTACCTTTCTGGTGAAATCCTTTGCCACAAAATTCACAGACAAAAGGTTTGTAGCCGGCGTGTATTCGCGTGTGTGTGTTCAAGGTCGAGCTCCGGTTAAAGGCTTTGCCGCACTGGTTGCATTTGTGCGGCTTTTCCTGCAGAGAAACAAATCCCAAGTCACGGCTCGTTGGTTTTGTGATCTGCGGGGTGTGTGTGGTGGTTTGCGGGGTCTGTGTGTGGTGATTTGCGGGGTCTGTGTGTGAGCTCGGGGCTCCCAGCGCGGGTCACCACCCGCGGTACCCACCGCCCTTTGGACTAACAAAATTCCCTCTCGGCTCCGGCTCAGCCACCCCCCGCATCACCCCCTGGCCTCGGAGCAGCCGGACCACACCAGGCTCCCCAAAAAACCGTGATCGGAGGGGTCTcggggaagaagggagggagggaaggctgCAGGCTCACCTGGGTGTGGATGATCTTGTGCCGGCAGAGCGTGCTCGCCTGTCTGAAGCCCTTTCCACAAACTTTGCAAACAAAGGGTCTGGCTCCCGTGTGCACCGGCATATGGCGAGTTAAATTATAATGTGCGTTAAATACCTTTAGAGttaaatcaaacaaacaaagaacaaaaataaaaattgctattAGAAGGCGAGAGCGCCCAGGGAAACTGTcgtttaaaaataaagcaagcaagCGATCAGCGACCCGACGGGAGGGGGTAGGAGGATGGGGAGGCAGGGACAAGGGAGGCGGGCTGCGGGTCTACTTGCCTTTCCACAAACTTCGCATGTGAAAACTTTGGGCTTGCTGCTCGGGGAGCCGCGGCTGAACTCCGAGGTCTTGTAGGCGATTTTTTCCGAGAGAATTTGAGCACTTTCTTTCATGTAGTGCTGCAACTGAGCCTGCGACAAGTCCTTGAAGGCAACCCCTGCCGGATACTTGTCCACTGCCGGCAGCACCAGCTTGTTCCGCTCCGCCAGGTAAGCCTTGGGCTGTGGGTGCAGGGGAGAGCTGAGGAAATAAGAAGCCATCGGGTGGATGTTGACACTGGAGGACGGGTGACAAGGGCTGTCGCCTCGGTTGAAATAGCACAGGGCTCCCATGGCGTGGAAGGAGGAGTGATTGACCACTCGGGGTCTTACCAGTTTGTACTGCTGCAAGGGCAGGGCATCGCGGGGGAAATCTCCTTTCAAGCTCAGGGCACAGTTCAAGAGATCGCCGCAGCTAAAAGAGGGCGAGGAAGAGGAGTCTAAATGAGCCTTCCTGGGTTCCGCTCCGGCTACCGCCGTTTTGGGCAGGGGGTCGTACGCCACCGGGACAAAGGGGATCATGCAGGGGATGGAGGAGTTGAGGTGCAGCGGGTGCTTGGGATCGCCTTTGGACACGGAGCCGTGGAGGAGCTGCGGGACAGGGATGGAGCGGGGCTCTGGCGTCCGCGCCATGATGCGCTCAATGGAGAAGGCGAGGGGCTTAGGCGTGCTGATCATGTTGCTCCTGGCAGACAGGCTTTCTCTAGCCGGAGGAGTCGCTAGGATTTTGGTCGCCGTGTGGTGGCCACTATTGTCCATGGCTGGATTGCATTTGTTCGCCCGGTTTGAGCCGCTTTGGTAGAcgcctcttttttttttttctttttttttcctttttttttttttttttttttttttttttcctctcctctcccctttctttctttcactctCTCAGTCCCTTTTCTTGTCACTGATCTGCAAGGAGGGCTACCATCATCGCCGCCGCCACCATCACCACAGCCTCCGCCGGCGGAACCAGCCTTCTCAGTCCAGTGGACTCATGCCAGCCCATCACAGTTTACTTTGGCGCACCAATGACTCGGGACAATCGCTACTTATTTCTATCAATAGAAAGTGTTGTGTCAATAACGCAGCCAAGATCTCGCCAATCGTTAACTTCCAAGAGGAGAAGGTAAACTAGATAATTGCTCAATTCGCTTCCAACAGTCAACAGGAAaagtttcccccccccccttcagtAAGCGGCTACTTTTCATTGGCGCCCGCGCCTCCCCCGCCCAGGGAAGGAGGTGTCTCTCCCCTCCTTCTTGCCTCACTACACTCTGCCTCtctctttattattattattattattattattattattgttattattattattattattattgttgttgttgttgttgttattattattattattattattgttgttgttgctgttgttgttgttgttattgttatttgCAATCTGCTTAACCAGGCTGTAGAGGCCAAGCAAATCCGAGATCAATTTTCTTGCTTGGCTTCAAGTGACATCATCTAAAATCATTGTCCAAGTGCTAAATAGGGATTTGAAACCTAATTCAAGGACTAGCGCCAGAGGTGCTGCAGAAGAAGCGGCTGGAGGGGAAGCTGTTTGTTTCCTTGCCACTTTCCAGCCCGAGCTTTCTTTGTGCGTGGgagtatgtgtgtgtgtgtctgaggGAGGGAGATGGCTGCTTTGCTCCTGGGACTGCTTCTGGTCTTCCCACTGCTTTAAGAACAAGGTCAGGATGGCAGTGAGCTTTTTGGAAAACACAGTAAACAAACGAGAGGGGAACCTGGGACAAGAAGAAGGCAAGAGCAACACATGAGGATGCTGGAACTAACTAGGGCAGATCCAAGCAGTACTTGTGATCAAAAGGGTGAATCAAAACCTGGGGCTGAGGAATAGAAGGGAAAGGAGGTAGGAAGACGGAGTGCCTTTTAAATCTGAAGCACTATTTTgatgtgtatatatacaaaaGGTAAACTACATATACACGACGTATATCTTCTCTGTGCATAGATACATGTACAATACAAATACCAAAAAGTCAACATCGGCATAGATATTGAAAGAAATATACAACACACACGCTGTTTACTGGTATAAATCCATCTAAACAGATGCGCTCCCCCTGTATTTAAGGGAAGCTTGGTGCCCTGTTCTGGAGGGGTATCTCCACCGCCCCGGTAGTTTGCACTTACAGACGGGGGtctgggagaggagaagggtcTGTATTCACCCTCTGTCGCAACACCGTCGGCTAGGGGTCAGAACAAGTTCCCGTTGCTCTCGCCAGCCTGAGGTTCACTTGGCTGATGAATGAGAGGCCACTCACTACCGAAATCCCCGGAAACAGCCCAGAGCCTCTCCGTTCTCCCCCGGCCCAGGAGCGGGCGGCCGGCGGGGCATTGCGGGGCTTCCCCCGGCAAGGGGGCCTATGGGGCGTCCTCCACACCCGCGCTGCCCTTCTCCGGGactgggggagggaagaaagaggtccGGATCTGGCTAGAAGCCTCCAGCGAGGCAGGAAGGCCCAGCCCCACTGCTCGGGTGCCAATTGTGGAGCCTACAAAAACTGTgtctcccctctgcccctggtCCGGGACAAACCGTTTGTGGGGAAGCGGGAGCACCAAGGAAGGGCTGCGGTCCCGGtgagggatggaaggagggatggagggaaatATTCTTTCCCTCCGCGCTGTGAACGGGACGATGCCACCCTGGGTCAAGGAGGAGGGCAAGGCAGAAGGTGTTGCACGACGGTACCTCCGCAACCGGGGGCTGCCGTGCGAAGAAGGATGGTGCCCAGGACAGGCGTCCGACGGCGTGCCATGTCCCGGGCATCCTTCGCTGCGGAAGATGCGCCCCGTGACCTCCGTGTCAATCCCGTCCCTTGGGTGCCCcggagggcaggcaggggacaggagctgggactGACCCCGGGTGGCGTCTGGATGGACAGAGATCTGTGGACAAACGTGGGACCCAGAGGAAGGACCCGAGAAGTGCCTCGCAGTGAGTAGTCCCCGGCCATgatgctctgctccagctccgCTTCCCGCTTTCTCTCGGCCGGGGTGAAGCTGCCGCCGCTCCCCGGCAGATGCGTGGCGGCGTTAAAACCGTAATTGCTGCCCGGGATCGGATTGCCTCACCCGCCCTCCTCTTACCTGCTGCTTCCCGCACCGGCACCATCAGCCCCTGCTCGGACGGTGGCACGCACCTGGGGGAGGGGCGGAGGGACCcgtgggaggggggggggggagggagaaggcgGGGAGGAACCCTGTACCCCCAGCGCTGTCcggagcagctgccctgggctgtCTGCTTCGCCGGGATGTCTGTCTCAATCTCTTATTTTGTCTGCCGGAGGAGAGATTCCTCCTTCAGAGCAATTTACATTTAATTCAATCTCGGGAAATTTCCTCTTGATTGGTGCTGAAGAAGGGAATTATTGTTGAGAGGGTTTTAGAGGCTTCAAATCCCATATACTTAATATGTTAACAGCTTGCACTTAACTGGTCTTTTTGGGATTGACTTTTTGACATGTGTTTGAAAGTAAAATACGTAGTGTCATTTGAGCAGGGTAAATATCCCAAAGCAGCAATTACAGCCCTGTCGTTACAATTACATTGGCCTCCTCAAAACTGAGATACACTCTTGGAGAAGATGTAGCTTTATTATTCGTTACTTCCTTAAGGATATGTCCCCCCTTTCTTTCCGTGCCGCACACGAAAACTTGTGTTTCTGCCTAATCATTAAATAGCgatctaaaatatatttttaaaattcatttttatttttgctttgaaggCTCAAAAATGTTGCCTTAGTAGTGTTAGAGTTTGCTGCAATATCGATAAACTTACTAAAATCGATGTcgaaataattttttttttttttttttgtccctttccGAGCTTTGGCTTGCGTTCGAACTGCATCTTTTAAGCATTGTTATGTCTCTGCCGAGCTGTGCTGGTTGAAAGAGGTTTTTCTAGAGACAGAAAGATTTACAGGCTCTGAGGGTGACGAAAAGTAAACTCTTGGCGGGTTTCTTTTGCAGGGGGCACGGAAGGCTGCGTGCTGGACCAGCAACCCCCACCTCCGCCTCAGAGGCCGGAGCTTTCCAGGCTGGCGGCACTTACCGAGTCCCGGCAGAAGGGTCCGGCGGGGAAAGGAGAGGGCCCACCGGCCTCCCTTAATAGGAGGAATTGAGGGCAAAAAGTTTTGCCTCAAGTTGATTTCGTGTTCTGCCTGGGAAagtttctgttctctttttccccGTAATCGGTTTTATGTTTCATTCGCTCCTAAGCTATGTTCTTGATATTGCTCACTTGCATTATTATCATAACGTATCTCTACATCCACTCAAAAATCCGAGTCACAGGCGAATTCATCTCGTCGTCAGGATTACTCCAATCCGATCCCAGAGGCGATTAGAGAGAGGTAAAATACCGCCTAAAGCCTAatctttaatttcttcctccttaATAAAATGAATAATTCCGTTGcgtttttaagtaaaaaatgaaTTGCAAAGGATAATAACTCCCCTAACCTTCTGTTGCGTGTATTAATGTTTTCCTGGAAGTGTCTTATCTCAGCCCTCGCCCGAGCTGCCTGCACCTCGCAGCGAGCACCCTCCGTGGGTTCAGCCCCTGCTCCACGCTGcgggagaagagaaggcagagatCAACCAGGCTGTGCGGCGGCTTCTCTGTGAGATTTTAATGTGGAAGGACCAAGGAATTTACGGAAAATACTCCTGGCCGCGGCACTGGAGGACCCGACGGCGCTTGATCACTGTTATCGTTATCGTGATAACCGTCATTAATAGTGCCACTATCGAGATTCGCTGCGCAAGCTGAGGTTTGCTCTTACTAGGCACCAGTCCTCGCCGTCCCCTCCCGAGTCACCGGCTTTGTGAAGAGGCGATTTACTTCCCGCACGGGATGAGAACTCCCTTCGCTCCACCGCCGTGCCTTCCCCCCCGAAGCCCGGCAGCCTCCCTACCCCGTCGCAGCGAAACTCACTATCCCTGCCCTGGTTAAACTCCGCATTAGCCCCTGGATGCTGGGCTCGTTGATCTTTCCCATTCGCGGTGTGCTTGTTTGCTGGCTCTTGAAGGGAAGTCGAAATATAAACGGAGGAAAGAGTTAAagcggggagggaggggaacaGATTCCGGGATTAGCAGGCTGGTGGGGCAAGCTGGCCGACCCCGTTTATCAGCCGGCGTTTAGCAGCCGGCACTGGGGGAGATCCAGGGCAGTCGTCCTTGCCAGTGGGAACCTTCTGATGTTTCTCCCCGTCCGGCCCTGGCGAGGCGAGGttggcagcagagcccagacAACCGGACAGCAGCCGTAGGCTCTGATGCTTCAAAAGGATTTTGGGCTTTGCTGGGTTATTTTAAGTTGAAACTCTTCGGCATTTTGTCCACTACTATTTTCTCGGTGTAAaatctctctctatatatacatatatatatgtatgtatatttatatgcgcacacatatatatgtgtatataccTTCTGAGACTCTGTATAGTCTGCCCACACAGTGTGTGTATGTTAGCATCCCTCCATATCTGTTccacagcaaggaaaagaatgaactatgctatttttaaaagaatccatcaaaaaagaaaaccagttgACACTGACCCATCAAACACAAGTGTTCCCGGAGGTAAAACAAAGTTTGACAGTACAGTACGACTCACACAGACCCCTCTAAACCGAAAACTAAACGGGCGTAAATTAAGCCTTTTCACGTATAAGCCTTTAATCACATATAATCGAAATTACAAGTGACCCTCTAAAGCAGCGCTCCCGGCCCTCCCGTAATTCATGCAAGCGATTTGTCTAAGTGTGCCAGCTACGAACGTGAACTGCAGCAATCACGTCTAATCTAATCAGTCCGCCTGCGAGGGGACCCAGCGGTGTCATCAGCTCCAAAGGGTCCTTGGTGAAAGTGGCTGGGAGGGGCCAGCGGCAGCTGGAGCCATGAATGACACTTTCTCATTTGTTCCTTTCTCAGTTCAACAAATGTTTAGCCCCGTTGCTGCTAAATGAACGCCTTGCGCTCTTTGGCTCAGGgaagctatttatttttaagattccTGAATAGGATCAGGAGCAATtaacttatttttgtttctattttctcCCAGTGTATTGGGAGCTAACCTAGAGCAAAGCAAAGAGCTGGTCGGCTGCGTGGGCGCCTGTGTGATGCAGTCCGCGCACAGAAGTACTCCGGGCTCTCCTCGGCGACAGGGAGAAGGTGTCGGCCATCAACAGGCTGCCAGACATGGAGCCGGGACGAAACCTCGCTGTCCTGTGTGAGAGTCCGGGGTCCGAAAGCTGTGCCGCTGCCGAGACTGGGCGGGGGGAAGAAGCCAAGTTAAAtacacgaaaaaaaaaaattcaacaaacaaaccaaaaaaccctaagaacaaataaaaacagGAGTTATGCCCCGTTGCGACTGCGACTGGACGGAGCTCGATGAGGGCTGCCCGCGGCCCCGACTGACCGCCCGGCACACCTGCCCGGGCCCGGCCGACACCGAGCCGCCCCCGGGGAGAGACAATGTTACCCCAACGGCCAAAAACTTTGGAGTTTAgttgtttggtgttttggttttgttttgttttgttttttgatgattatctttgtcttcttttgggggttttgatggtggggtgggtttttttgtttgatcgggttttttattactattatttttagtCTCGGTTAGAACGAAAACTGGCCTGAGAGCTGCGCTGGACAACCCGGGCCGGCCGAGGTAGTACTGCGGGTCCCGCGGGGGTCCCAGGTTCACCCCCTTTCGCTCAAAATGGGCTCAGCTCACCCTCTGCAAGAGGGCACTTCTGGCTGCTTTGCCTCTGCCGCCGCCTGCTCCGCGCTCGTTCGCTGTTAGTCCAACTTGTTATTCAAACCCCCTTCGGATGCACAAAGGGTACTCTTTGTACAGGTTCACCAACAACACACCCCACAGCCTAACACAACCCCTCCCTGGCATTGCCCTCTCCCTCTAAGAGCCCCGCTTGCTACCCCCTCAGCGGTGCTCCGACCGATCTCCACACCGAGAGTGTGGTGTGTCCCAGGAAGAGCTCTCCCACACACACCGCAAGAAACACGCGGGATGCCCCA from Heliangelus exortis chromosome 1, bHelExo1.hap1, whole genome shotgun sequence harbors:
- the FEZF1 gene encoding fez family zinc finger protein 1, which encodes MDNSGHHTATKILATPPARESLSARSNMISTPKPLAFSIERIMARTPEPRSIPVPQLLHGSVSKGDPKHPLHLNSSIPCMIPFVPVAYDPLPKTAVAGAEPRKAHLDSSSSPSFSCGDLLNCALSLKGDFPRDALPLQQYKLVRPRVVNHSSFHAMGALCYFNRGDSPCHPSSSVNIHPMASYFLSSPLHPQPKAYLAERNKLVLPAVDKYPAGVAFKDLSQAQLQHYMKESAQILSEKIAYKTSEFSRGSPSSKPKVFTCEVCGKVFNAHYNLTRHMPVHTGARPFVCKVCGKGFRQASTLCRHKIIHTQEKPHKCNQCGKAFNRSSTLNTHTRIHAGYKPFVCEFCGKGFHQKGNYKNHKLTHSGEKQFKCNICNKAFHQVYNLTFHMHTHNDKKPFTCPTCGKGFCRNFDLKKHVRKLHDSALGLPRPPAELGGPDQPPPPGPLLQGRPPLQP